The stretch of DNA CTTTAAAGTGAAGCACGAAGCGATTTCGGCATTAACGACATCAACAAGCGTTGCGTTAACTGATGAAGAGGCGCAAACGTTTCTGATGGGACGTGATATCGCATTGATTGAAAAAATTAAGCCTCAAGGCGAAACTATTGTCAGTTATGCAGGTTGTTCTTTAGGTGTCGTTAAACACCTTGGTAATAAGCTAAAAAACAATCTTCCCAGAGACTTAGTCAGAGACAAAATTGCTCGCTACCCAACATTGTAATTTTTATTGGTATTGATAAAGCGTTTAATAAAAAAAGTAGGCCTAAATACAAATGCTCTACTACACTCTATTACATTAGTTTTACTGAATTGAGTAATAGCAGATTTTAACCGTAAAGGTTATCAACAGTAGCGCACGGCTCTTTAAGAGCCATTCCCCTAGACCCAGAACAATTGGAATAGTTTTGGGTCTCTTTTTGCCTAAAATTTGTCGTTAAAAGTACTGAAGGGAAATCACCAATGTGGTTATCTTCCGACTATACGCGCTGCATCTTTGAACAAGTTAAAGAAGTTCTCAGTCGTATACTCAGCAACATCAGAGTATTTTTCGCCCCTGAGCTCGGCAACAAACTCAGCAACATCACGCACAAAAGCGGGTTGATTCTCTTGGCCTCGATGAGGCACAGGTGCTAAATAAGGAGAATCGGTCTCTACAAGTAGTCTATCTTTAGGGACTTTCCTAATGACGCTACGCAGATCACCTGCATTCTTGAAAGTGACAATACCTGAAACCGAAATGTAAAAGCCCATATCAATTGCAGCTTTCGCCATTTCCCAATTCTCAGTAAAGCAGTGCAATACGCCACCGACGGTGTCTGCATTGCCGCGCTTGAGAAAATTAATGGTATCTTCCCTTGCATCACGGGTATGAATAATCAGTGGTTTTTTGACTTTAACGGCGAGATCTATCTGTTGTTCAAAACATGATTGCTGTAACGCTTTAGTTTCATTAGCATAGAAATAATCTAAGCCTGTCTCTCCTATCGCCACCACTTTTTCATCGCGTGCAAACTGCTCTATCTCTTCAACATTTAATCCGTCTTGCACATCGAGCGGGTGCACTCCAGCAGACAGAAAAACCTCATCAAATGAAGCCATTTTTTGCTTCATCTCTAGAAAACCTTGCTGCCTAACGTTTACGCACAAAAAATACGCGATATCACGCGCTTTGGCTGCATTAATAATGTTGGTTAATGCATCTTGATCGGGGGCAGTTTTGAGGCGGTCTAAATGACAATGTGAATCGATAAGCACTGGAGAGTCCTACTTTCTAAAAGGAGAGCAAGTCTACCGAGCTACATGGTGCAGGTCAAATTTCCAGATGCTAGTTCTGCAGAAAGCAGCTTTTCAATGTGGTGTTTGTGCATGTCTGGCTCGGAAATGATTTTGACCCCGATACCTGCAGGCCGTCCGCCAGAGGCGCCTAAAGGGTTAATCCAAACCACGATGCCCTCAAACTGCATTCTTTCCGTTGAACCAGGCAGGTGATAAGCCACGGACAGCGATTGTCCAAGGAAAAAACTCTCTGTAGTGCCAACAAATAAGCCCGCTGGTTTTATAAAAGGCATATAAGCCCTGTATAGTTGATGCAAGGTATCAAAGTTGACAACAAGATTAGTCATAATTATTTAGCGGTCCAATAACGTAACGTATTCAATGATTATGCCTTCAAACAATCCCAATACATTCACGGTTGGCATGACTGATAAGCGTACTTCTTGCTGCATGATCTTAGCTGCAAAAGTGGCGAGTGATGAGCGGATCAATGGATCCATGGTCTGATCTTTTACAAGCTTTCGATGCAGCACAAGATATAAAACCTTAATCGCGTCAGAAACTTGCTTCTCATTCACATTTTGTAAACTAGCACAGAGCTGAGCTGACGACAAACTTTGTATCCAACCTTTTCTGAAGTCCAACAAGCTCTGGTAACGGCCACTTTCGATAGCTGACACTATCGCTAATGGTCCACCGACGACGGGTAAACACCAGCTGTAATCATCAGCCACCTTTAGTTCTTCATTAAGCCAGCTCTTTACCTCCAGTCTTGAAGGGAGCCTGACTTGGATCCGTTGGCAGCGGCTGCTAATCGTCGCCATTAACCGACTAGGTGAATTTGCCTGTAAAAAAAGAAGGGTATCTTTACCTGGTTCCTCTAAGGTTTTAAGTAATGCATTTGCAGAAGCTTGATTAAGGCGTTCACAATTAAGGATCACAGCGATTCGGCGGCCACCTTGCTGAGCAGTAGTGGTCAGTTTCTGGCATAACGCCCGGATTTGATCAACTTTAATCTGTGCACCATCGGCTTCAATTTTATAAAAGTCAGGATGACTACCCGCTTCTATTAGCTGACACGCTTTACAAAACCCACAAGCGCCAGAAATCCCTACTTGACTGCATAATGACGCTTTAGCAAGATCTAACGCTAACACTTCACCGCCATAACCGGCGTCTAGTCCAATGAGATAAGCATGTGCGACTTGTTGACGGCCTAATTGCGCGTGAAACTCATCGCTTGCGCCCTGCAACCACGGTAAATACTGCATATTACCAAGCCTGATCTTGAAGTACTGCAATGATATCTTTATGCACTGCCGCCATACTCTGGCTCGCATCAACGATCATAATAGAATCATCGTTGTCAGCGTAAGACAAAAACGTCGCTCGGGTTCGGTTAAAAAACGCAATCTCTTGCTGCTCGATTCGGTCCAACTCGCCACGGTTGGCAGCGCGAGCTAAACCCTGCGTAGGGTCAATATCGAGGTAAAGCGTTAAATCCGGTTTAAACCCTTTTAAAGTCGCCTCACTAATGGCCGAAACCAATGGCATTAAGCCACGCCCACCGCCTTGATATGCAAGCGATGAAAGGTTGTGCCTATCACCCAGTACCCATTTCCCCTCTGCAAGAGATGGCTTAATCACATTCGCGACCAATTGAGCTCTGGCGGCATAAAATATGAGGCATTCAGCTTCATCGCATAATGGGTCAGACTCATTGGCAATTTTGACTAAATCACGCATCTGTTCAGCTAAAGGCGTACCGCCTGGCTCGCGGGTGCATACCGGCGCTTGGCCAGTGTGTTTTTCAATAAAATCGCGTACTAATGCGATTGCACTGGATTTACCAGCCCCTTCAAGCCCTTCTATGACAATAAACTTTGCTTTTTTAGCCACGGTTGATTCAGTGTTCATCGATTTCTCTGATATTTATTCACTGCTCGGTTATGTTCTAACAGTGTTTTTGAAAATACATGGCTACCATCATTTTGTGAGACAAAATAAAGGTAATTAACATCAGCTGGATTGGCTGCTGCATGCAAGGCCGCAAGACTCGGAGCGGCAATTGGCGTTGGTGGTAGCCCGTTAATTCTATAAGTGTTAAAAGCCGTTTGCTCGCGCAGATCTTTACGGGTGATATTACCTTGGTAACGTTCCCCCATGCCATAAATGACCGTAGGATCAGTCTGCAAGCGCATGCCTTTGCGCAAACGATTAATAAAGACCGCAGATATCCAGGGTCTTTCACTCGCTTTACCCGTTTCTTTTTCAATAATTGACGCGAGTATTAATAGTTCATACGGTGACTTAAGCGGTAAGCCTGCTTGCCGACTGTCCCATGCCTTTTCGAGTTCTACTTGCATCTTGCGATAGCTTTCTCGCAATAATGTGTTGGCTGAACTGTGTGCCCTGTAATGGTAGGTATCAGGGAAAAACTTCCCTTCTGGCAATCCGGAATTATCACCATTATTCATTAATATATTGGTAAATAGCGCGTCGTCAAACCTTAACTTTTGTTGCTCTGATAATTGCACCCGCCACTCTTTTACGGTTTGCCCTTCCAGTAACGTCAGCGCAAATGATTTTTCATTTCCTGCCACTAGCTTTTCAAGCAAACTGTTGACAGTCTCTTGTGGAACGACTTCGTATAAGCCTGACTTTATTTGTGCTAATGCGGGGTTAAGACGCACTAACCACTTTAATTTCCAACCCTCTTCTATTAACTTTTTCTGGGTTAATATGTTGGTAAACTGATTAAATGATGTGCCTCTTTTAATCTCTAATTCTTGTGCGTTTACGACATTGAGTTGTGTTTGACCAAACGTCATTAACGTTTGGTAACCCCAATAGCCACCCACTGCGGTAATGGTGAGTAGCGTAAAACTTGTTGCTAGAAAACCAATTAAGAATTTTTTCATAATGTCAGATCAAGCTGCTCTCTTAATAATGAAGTGTAAGGCGCTATTTTAAAGGACTGTTGGTCTATTTTATTGATATCAACAACCCCGAGTAAACTGTTGGTCATGAAAACATGTTTCACTTGAGACAGTATATCAACATTTATTTCAGTCACCGATACCGAAAATTTCATCTCTAGCAATTGATAAATCACTTGTTCTCTCATCATGCCCGCCACTCCGGCATAGGAAAACTGAGGTGTTATGATGCCGGCATCGGTTTCAAAAAACAGATTAGCCATTGAAGATTCGATAATATTTTTATTGCTATCAAGTACTAACCAGTCATCGATCCCATTGGCTAAAGCAACCGACTTAATTAACACTTGCTCAAGTCGATTACAGTGCTTAATGCCCGCCAAGCGAGGTTGCCTTGCCAGTAACACATCCGATGATTGTAAGCTGATGCCCGTTTTTTGCCAATGTTGGTAAATATCAGGGAAAGGATGAACGGATACGATTTCAGTTATCGATGGGTTTGAATTTGGCGGCGTATAGCCACGTCCACCCACACCACGAGACAATAGTATTTTGAGGCATGACTGAGGGTTATCTTTAGCGCACTGCAACAACCGCTCTTTCAGTGCCGCTGTTGGTTGCCATTGAAAGCCTAACCGCTGTGCACCTTGGGTTAATCGCAAAAAGTGAGATTCAATAAATTGAATCTCACTTTTGTTGACTCGCATTGTTGCAAATAAACCATCGCCGTAGGCTAATCCTCGATCAAGAGGACTAATAGTGGCATCAGGTTGTCCATTAACCCAAACTACCGACATTTAGTTATCCTGGCTAATTCTGCTAGCGACTGCGTTTTGCTGATCTTTGTACTTTGCACTCTTACGTTTATTGTAAGGTCTAGCAACAGGCTGAGACAAACGTTCAAAGTTAAGCGCGCCGATCGTCATATTAGGCTTAAGAGCCAATGGCAATTTACCACTGTTAAAAAACTCTAATACGATTTTTCCTTGCCAACCCGGATCAATGCGATGCGCGGTAACGTGGACCATTAACCCTAAACGGGCCAGCGATGAACGACCATCTAACCAACCGACAATATCTGCTGGTAAAGTAACTTCCTCATGAGTGACCGACAGTGCAAGTTCACCTGGATGCAAGAAGAATGATTGATCTTCTGCTATCACAATAGTTTCACTCATTACTCTATCAAGTGCTTGCTGCATTTCTGCACTCGGGCCGCTTAAATCAATAAAAGGGGCAGTGTGATCTTTAAATACGCGAAATTCATTGCCTAATTTAACGTCAACACTCACACCACTTATCGCCTCAGCGCAGGGCCTAGGCTCCATAACGATAGTGCCATTATCTAAACATTCTTCAATTTCAATATCTGTCAAACGCATAATCGTTAAGGTCCCTTATACTGATTTTTTTAGGTTACTTTTACTTAACTAGAAGGTGCTGTATTCGTGCCTTTAAAATATCGGTCGCAATACGGTTCTTACCGCCACGAGGTACAATAATATCTGCGTATTGTTTTGACGGTTCAATGAATTGTAAAAACATCGGTCGTACCGTCTCGGTGTACTGTGCCATCACCGATTCCATTGTTCTACCACGTTCAGCTACGTCACGGGAGAGTCTGCGCATAAAACAGATATCGAGTGGAGTATCCATAAATACACTCGCATCCATTTGCTCACGCAAAGCAGGGTCAGTGAGCAGTAGGATCCCTTCAAGAATAATCACTTTCTTAGGGGTTAAGGTTACTTTCTCATCAGTACGAGTATGTTCGTTATAGCTATAAACTGGAATATCAACAGCGTTGCCTTCTTTGAGCGCACGTAAATGCTTACAAAGTAACTCGTGATCAAGCGCTTTAGGATGATCGTAGTTAGTTAAAACACGTTCATCCATCGACATATGACCTTGGTCACGATAGTAAGCATCTTCAGCAATAACACCAATTTGATCAGTGCCTAAATCACGGCATAACTCTTCATAAATCGTTTTGGCAATAAGACTCTTACCTGAGGCCGATGCGCCTGCAATTGCGATTACAACACATTGTTTTGAATTCATTTTAAAATCTACTCATCGTCCGATATGCTTATTGACACTTTAGATTGCGCTTGGCATAACGCAAGTTGAGCGCCCACTTTGCGGGCTATTTCACGATACATGCTAGAAACCTGACACTCGCTATCAGCGACTACCGTGGGTATTCCTTTATCGACGTCTTCTCGAATATTTAACTGTAATGGCAACTGCCCCAATAATGGAACATTGTAACGAGTTGCCATTTTTTCGCCGCCATCAGCGCCGAAAGGATGATCTTTATGACCGCATTCAGGGCATAAATGAAAACTCATGTTTTCAACAATACCGAGTACTGGAATATTGACCTTTTGGAACATATTCACGCCTTTTTTAGCGTCAGCCAAGGCAATATCTTGCGGTGTTGTTACAATGACGGCGCCACTTACCGGTACTTTTTGCGATAAGGTGAGCTGGATATCACCTGTTCCTGGTGGCATATCGATCACCATATAATCCAACTCTGGCCATTCAGTCTCAGTCAGTAATTGAATCAATGCACCCGCTGCCATTGGACCACGCCATACAGCTGCTTGGTCACCATCTAGCATAAAACCTATCGATTGCGCAGAAATGCCATGAGCTTTGGCGGCAGTCATTATCTTTCCATCCGGAGAGACAGGTTTAAAACCTTCAACGCCTAGCATCATCGGAATGGATGGACCATAAATGTCAGCATCCAAAATACCCACGCGGGCACCTTCTGCTGCCAGCGCTAATGCAAGGTTGACAGCCGTTGTTGACTTACCTACACCGCCTTTACCTGATGCAACCGCAATAATCTGGCGTATATTTGGCAGAGGTTCTACTGCACTGATCGCTGATACAGTATCTGGCTGAAAATCGATTTCACACTCTACTTCATCAATTGCATCTAATACCGCTAACTCTTTTGTTACCGCCATGACGATATCTTGATATTGCGTTTGGCATGGGTACGAGTAACAAAGGCCCAATTGCAAGCGTTTACCTTCAATTGCAAGGCTAGTCACCATGCCGGCACTTAAAAA from Shewanella sp. Choline-02u-19 encodes:
- the holB gene encoding DNA polymerase III subunit delta'; the protein is MQYLPWLQGASDEFHAQLGRQQVAHAYLIGLDAGYGGEVLALDLAKASLCSQVGISGACGFCKACQLIEAGSHPDFYKIEADGAQIKVDQIRALCQKLTTTAQQGGRRIAVILNCERLNQASANALLKTLEEPGKDTLLFLQANSPSRLMATISSRCQRIQVRLPSRLEVKSWLNEELKVADDYSWCLPVVGGPLAIVSAIESGRYQSLLDFRKGWIQSLSSAQLCASLQNVNEKQVSDAIKVLYLVLHRKLVKDQTMDPLIRSSLATFAAKIMQQEVRLSVMPTVNVLGLFEGIIIEYVTLLDR
- the apbC gene encoding iron-sulfur cluster carrier protein ApbC, with product MSSSHPNYHLSDDLLVPVLAILDAFQDPYLNKSFLSAGMVTSLAIEGKRLQLGLCYSYPCQTQYQDIVMAVTKELAVLDAIDEVECEIDFQPDTVSAISAVEPLPNIRQIIAVASGKGGVGKSTTAVNLALALAAEGARVGILDADIYGPSIPMMLGVEGFKPVSPDGKIMTAAKAHGISAQSIGFMLDGDQAAVWRGPMAAGALIQLLTETEWPELDYMVIDMPPGTGDIQLTLSQKVPVSGAVIVTTPQDIALADAKKGVNMFQKVNIPVLGIVENMSFHLCPECGHKDHPFGADGGEKMATRYNVPLLGQLPLQLNIREDVDKGIPTVVADSECQVSSMYREIARKVGAQLALCQAQSKVSISISDDE
- the udk gene encoding uridine kinase, whose amino-acid sequence is MNSKQCVVIAIAGASASGKSLIAKTIYEELCRDLGTDQIGVIAEDAYYRDQGHMSMDERVLTNYDHPKALDHELLCKHLRALKEGNAVDIPVYSYNEHTRTDEKVTLTPKKVIILEGILLLTDPALREQMDASVFMDTPLDICFMRRLSRDVAERGRTMESVMAQYTETVRPMFLQFIEPSKQYADIIVPRGGKNRIATDILKARIQHLLVK
- the pabC gene encoding aminodeoxychorismate lyase, which gives rise to MSVVWVNGQPDATISPLDRGLAYGDGLFATMRVNKSEIQFIESHFLRLTQGAQRLGFQWQPTAALKERLLQCAKDNPQSCLKILLSRGVGGRGYTPPNSNPSITEIVSVHPFPDIYQHWQKTGISLQSSDVLLARQPRLAGIKHCNRLEQVLIKSVALANGIDDWLVLDSNKNIIESSMANLFFETDAGIITPQFSYAGVAGMMREQVIYQLLEMKFSVSVTEINVDILSQVKHVFMTNSLLGVVDINKIDQQSFKIAPYTSLLREQLDLTL
- a CDS encoding TatD family hydrolase; amino-acid sequence: MLIDSHCHLDRLKTAPDQDALTNIINAAKARDIAYFLCVNVRQQGFLEMKQKMASFDEVFLSAGVHPLDVQDGLNVEEIEQFARDEKVVAIGETGLDYFYANETKALQQSCFEQQIDLAVKVKKPLIIHTRDAREDTINFLKRGNADTVGGVLHCFTENWEMAKAAIDMGFYISVSGIVTFKNAGDLRSVIRKVPKDRLLVETDSPYLAPVPHRGQENQPAFVRDVAEFVAELRGEKYSDVAEYTTENFFNLFKDAARIVGR
- the mltG gene encoding endolytic transglycosylase MltG is translated as MKKFLIGFLATSFTLLTITAVGGYWGYQTLMTFGQTQLNVVNAQELEIKRGTSFNQFTNILTQKKLIEEGWKLKWLVRLNPALAQIKSGLYEVVPQETVNSLLEKLVAGNEKSFALTLLEGQTVKEWRVQLSEQQKLRFDDALFTNILMNNGDNSGLPEGKFFPDTYHYRAHSSANTLLRESYRKMQVELEKAWDSRQAGLPLKSPYELLILASIIEKETGKASERPWISAVFINRLRKGMRLQTDPTVIYGMGERYQGNITRKDLREQTAFNTYRINGLPPTPIAAPSLAALHAAANPADVNYLYFVSQNDGSHVFSKTLLEHNRAVNKYQRNR
- a CDS encoding PilZ domain-containing protein, which translates into the protein MTNLVVNFDTLHQLYRAYMPFIKPAGLFVGTTESFFLGQSLSVAYHLPGSTERMQFEGIVVWINPLGASGGRPAGIGVKIISEPDMHKHHIEKLLSAELASGNLTCTM
- the tmk gene encoding dTMP kinase, which produces MNTESTVAKKAKFIVIEGLEGAGKSSAIALVRDFIEKHTGQAPVCTREPGGTPLAEQMRDLVKIANESDPLCDEAECLIFYAARAQLVANVIKPSLAEGKWVLGDRHNLSSLAYQGGGRGLMPLVSAISEATLKGFKPDLTLYLDIDPTQGLARAANRGELDRIEQQEIAFFNRTRATFLSYADNDDSIMIVDASQSMAAVHKDIIAVLQDQAW
- the dcd gene encoding dCTP deaminase, coding for MRLTDIEIEECLDNGTIVMEPRPCAEAISGVSVDVKLGNEFRVFKDHTAPFIDLSGPSAEMQQALDRVMSETIVIAEDQSFFLHPGELALSVTHEEVTLPADIVGWLDGRSSLARLGLMVHVTAHRIDPGWQGKIVLEFFNSGKLPLALKPNMTIGALNFERLSQPVARPYNKRKSAKYKDQQNAVASRISQDN